In the Pedosphaera parvula Ellin514 genome, one interval contains:
- a CDS encoding efflux transporter outer membrane subunit: MKPALLSKLFPVACVWSSGLVTLFVAGCAVGPDYKRPEATVIPPAYKEGTNGWKLAEPQAHIPRGAWWEIFQDSSLNALETEAAKANQELQVALESFEQARALLSVARSGYYPHIEAIPSVTRERDSANRPINGVSIGRADTFNTFSFPLDLSYELDVWGRVRRSVESAKATMQASADDLATVKLSIQAEVANDYFNLRALDSEISLLRSNVVVFGKSLELTRNRRAGGVASDLDVSQAETILKTTEAQLPAIALQRAKAEHALAVLTGKPASSFSVPEMPFLAQPPNVPSGLPSDLLERRPDIATAERLMAAANAGIGVAKAAFYPTIKINGLAGFESVSAGTLFDWPSRFWAVGPSIKLPIFEGGENRANLTHAQAAYRENVARYRQSVLVAFSEVEDNLAAQHLLWSQQEAENAALKAAEKTLEIANNRYRAGLVTYLEVATAQNAALDRERENVRLRGERLLSTVSLIKSLGGGWEAPKQLSSSH; the protein is encoded by the coding sequence CCACCGTCATCCCCCCGGCTTATAAGGAAGGGACGAATGGTTGGAAACTGGCTGAGCCTCAGGCGCATATTCCAAGAGGTGCATGGTGGGAGATTTTCCAGGACTCATCGTTGAATGCATTAGAAACTGAGGCCGCCAAGGCGAATCAGGAGCTACAGGTGGCACTGGAGAGTTTTGAACAGGCGCGCGCACTGTTAAGCGTGGCACGGAGTGGCTATTATCCCCATATCGAAGCAATTCCGTCGGTTACTCGTGAGCGCGATTCTGCAAACCGGCCGATCAATGGCGTTTCCATCGGGCGGGCCGACACCTTCAACACGTTTTCGTTTCCGTTGGATTTAAGTTATGAACTGGACGTTTGGGGCCGTGTGCGGCGGAGTGTTGAGTCGGCAAAAGCCACCATGCAGGCGAGCGCTGATGATCTGGCCACCGTTAAACTATCCATCCAGGCCGAAGTCGCGAACGATTATTTTAATTTGCGCGCGCTGGACAGTGAGATTTCATTGCTCAGGTCGAACGTGGTGGTGTTTGGGAAATCGCTTGAGTTGACGCGAAACAGGCGCGCCGGGGGCGTGGCCTCGGACCTGGACGTGTCCCAGGCGGAGACCATCCTGAAGACCACCGAGGCCCAATTGCCCGCAATCGCCTTGCAGCGCGCGAAGGCGGAACATGCCTTGGCGGTGTTGACTGGAAAACCTGCTTCGAGCTTTAGCGTGCCCGAGATGCCATTCCTGGCCCAACCGCCGAATGTGCCGTCGGGTTTGCCCTCAGACTTGCTGGAGCGCCGTCCCGACATCGCAACCGCGGAGCGTCTTATGGCTGCAGCCAATGCGGGCATCGGCGTGGCTAAAGCCGCATTCTACCCAACCATAAAAATCAATGGACTGGCAGGGTTTGAGAGCGTGAGTGCTGGAACTCTTTTTGACTGGCCCAGCAGGTTTTGGGCAGTGGGTCCCTCGATCAAACTGCCGATTTTCGAAGGTGGGGAGAACCGCGCAAATCTGACTCATGCTCAAGCGGCCTATCGGGAAAACGTGGCGCGTTATCGCCAGAGTGTGTTGGTGGCATTTTCTGAAGTTGAAGATAATCTGGCAGCCCAACATTTATTGTGGAGCCAGCAGGAAGCAGAGAATGCGGCATTGAAAGCCGCAGAGAAGACATTGGAGATTGCCAATAATCGCTATCGCGCGGGGCTCGTCACCTATCTGGAAGTAGCCACCGCCCAGAATGCTGCCTTGGATCGTGAGCGGGAAAATGTGCGTTTGCGGGGCGAGAGATTGCTTTCTACGGTTTCCTTAATCAAATCGCTTGGTGGCGGATGGGAAGCACCAAAGCAACTCTCCAGTTCGCACTAA